The proteins below are encoded in one region of Campylobacter sp. CNRCH_2014_0184h:
- a CDS encoding ATP-binding protein, translating into MKKTIETITLHTNNLYLNHKTNITTLKTDELDISDVALYKVDSITFKKDAPKRQALENVLSTLRIEGVNFIYLILGNDEGIEFYYGISRDYSKSSPSLNIQEIGEFLLCPSIKGNFRGSKVEVVTGESKRKLLDKITNNQYQSIIEGVPGILENKDEFQGVDRLADTMGINSEFGFMIIASLVDDKTIADIEKNIFDIYDMLSPMAKQSKQESQSKNFGTNESKTTGTNESKSIGTSESKTTGTNESKSIGTNESTNTGTNEGESRSEAINSGESKQSGTSESKTFGTSSGSSDNGSSYSTNKGSSESKSTTTNSNITITGGKSQTISKNIGNSESKTTGTNESKTTGTNESKTFGTSEGTTTGTNESKTTGTSEGTTESTTTTTESTNKQMQDWVKYIDEILLPRIDYGKGKGLFTSSMFCFANSKAVLQKLENTIISLFSGESGNKLPLRAFLLDNGKRLHAFRNLQLPKIQMNQDDEKISSLFSQSSHSLGNLISSKELSLIADLPKKEVVGLELNEEVEFGLNYKQFSQENSLVLGKLIQSGNITNKEVSINKFELDKHIFITGVTGSGKTTTCQNILINSNKPFLVIEPAKTEYRILKNIYDDLLIFTLGNDTLSPFRLNPFEFFPHESITSRVDMIKASIEAAFDMEAAIPQIIESAIYECYKDKGWNISTNKNEIYEESAFDEGVYSFPTLQDLIEKIEDVVKTQGFDERLKNDYIGSIKARLNGLLVGSKGFMLNTKRSIDFRKLLDKKVVFELEEIRNGNEKSLVMGFILTNFVEAIKANFKTSQNKHGLKHILLIEEAHRLLSKYEAGDSLNKKQGVEVFTDMLAEIRKYGECLMIADQIPNKLTPEVLKNTNTKIVHRIFAADDKKAIANTMALEDEQAEFLSKLDIGTAIVFSGGFSKAVAVKINQSSNTTSNELINEEIIQRNIYNFYAKNYKDGVILGSAWLENADAKMIENLLNLQRRNIMKALKDHYDKKQKIAPKILENLKPIAQIFDLTFLARFFILENNLDENKLDIAYDFLYKYLNNSIENKDVEHFKNNLF; encoded by the coding sequence ATGAAAAAGACCATAGAAACCATTACACTTCATACAAATAATTTATATTTAAATCATAAAACAAATATCACCACACTTAAAACAGATGAACTAGATATAAGCGATGTGGCTTTATATAAAGTAGATAGCATTACCTTTAAAAAAGATGCACCAAAAAGACAAGCTTTGGAAAACGTTTTAAGCACTCTTAGAATAGAAGGTGTTAATTTTATATATTTAATTTTAGGTAATGATGAGGGTATTGAGTTTTATTATGGTATTAGTAGAGATTATTCTAAATCATCGCCAAGTTTAAATATACAAGAAATAGGAGAATTTTTACTATGTCCTAGCATAAAAGGAAATTTTAGAGGTAGTAAAGTAGAAGTTGTCACAGGAGAATCTAAAAGAAAACTTTTAGACAAAATTACAAATAATCAATACCAAAGTATCATAGAAGGTGTTCCTGGTATTTTAGAAAACAAAGATGAATTCCAAGGGGTAGATAGACTTGCAGATACTATGGGGATAAATTCTGAATTTGGCTTTATGATCATAGCTTCTTTGGTGGATGATAAAACTATAGCAGATATTGAAAAAAATATATTTGATATTTATGATATGCTAAGTCCTATGGCAAAACAAAGCAAGCAAGAATCACAAAGTAAAAATTTTGGTACCAATGAAAGTAAAACCACGGGTACTAATGAAAGTAAAAGCATAGGCACTAGCGAAAGTAAAACCACGGGTACTAATGAAAGTAAAAGCATAGGCACCAATGAGAGTACAAACACAGGAACAAATGAAGGTGAAAGTAGAAGTGAAGCGATAAATTCTGGAGAAAGTAAGCAAAGTGGAACTAGCGAAAGTAAAACCTTTGGAACTTCTAGTGGATCTAGCGATAATGGAAGTAGTTATTCTACAAACAAAGGAAGCTCTGAATCTAAAAGCACAACTACAAATAGTAATATAACAATCACTGGTGGAAAAAGTCAAACTATATCAAAAAACATTGGAAATAGTGAAAGTAAAACCACAGGTACTAATGAAAGTAAAACCACAGGTACTAATGAAAGTAAAACCTTTGGAACTAGCGAAGGAACTACAACAGGTACTAATGAAAGTAAAACCACAGGTACTAGCGAAGGAACTACAGAATCTACAACAACCACCACAGAATCAACCAACAAACAAATGCAAGATTGGGTAAAATACATAGATGAAATTTTACTACCTAGAATAGACTATGGCAAAGGAAAAGGACTTTTTACAAGCTCTATGTTTTGCTTTGCAAATTCAAAGGCTGTTTTACAAAAACTTGAAAATACCATTATATCTTTATTTAGCGGAGAAAGTGGAAACAAACTTCCACTTAGAGCGTTTTTACTAGATAATGGCAAAAGACTTCATGCTTTTAGAAATTTACAACTACCAAAAATACAAATGAATCAAGACGATGAAAAAATTTCATCATTATTTTCTCAAAGCTCACATTCTCTTGGAAATTTAATAAGCTCTAAAGAGCTGAGTTTAATCGCAGATTTACCGAAAAAAGAGGTGGTAGGTTTAGAGCTTAATGAGGAAGTTGAATTTGGATTAAACTATAAACAATTTTCTCAAGAAAATTCTTTAGTTCTTGGAAAATTAATACAAAGTGGCAATATTACAAACAAAGAAGTAAGTATAAACAAATTTGAGCTTGATAAACATATATTTATCACAGGTGTAACAGGAAGTGGAAAAACAACAACTTGTCAAAATATACTCATCAACTCAAACAAACCATTTTTAGTAATAGAACCTGCTAAAACAGAATATAGAATTTTAAAAAACATCTATGATGACTTGCTTATCTTCACACTAGGAAATGATACATTATCACCTTTTAGACTAAATCCTTTTGAATTTTTTCCTCATGAGAGCATTACTTCAAGAGTAGATATGATAAAAGCTAGTATAGAGGCTGCATTTGACATGGAAGCTGCTATACCTCAAATCATAGAAAGTGCAATATATGAGTGCTATAAAGACAAAGGCTGGAATATATCTACCAATAAAAATGAAATTTATGAAGAAAGTGCCTTTGATGAAGGGGTTTATTCTTTTCCGACCTTGCAAGATTTAATCGAAAAAATAGAAGATGTAGTAAAAACTCAAGGTTTTGATGAGAGATTAAAAAATGATTATATAGGTTCTATTAAAGCTAGATTAAATGGGCTTTTAGTTGGATCAAAAGGCTTTATGTTAAACACTAAAAGATCAATAGATTTTAGAAAGTTGCTTGATAAAAAAGTAGTGTTTGAGCTTGAAGAGATTAGAAATGGTAATGAAAAATCTTTAGTAATGGGATTTATACTTACTAATTTTGTAGAGGCCATCAAAGCAAATTTCAAAACTAGCCAAAATAAACATGGCTTAAAACACATACTTTTAATAGAAGAAGCACATAGATTATTAAGTAAGTATGAAGCAGGAGATAGTTTAAATAAAAAACAAGGTGTTGAAGTATTTACTGACATGCTTGCTGAGATTAGAAAATATGGCGAATGCTTAATGATAGCTGATCAAATTCCAAACAAGCTCACCCCAGAAGTATTAAAAAATACAAACACAAAAATCGTTCATAGAATTTTTGCTGCAGATGATAAAAAAGCTATCGCAAATACCATGGCTTTAGAAGATGAGCAAGCAGAATTTTTAAGCAAACTAGATATAGGAACAGCTATTGTCTTTTCAGGTGGATTTTCTAAAGCAGTAGCTGTAAAAATCAACCAAAGCTCAAATACAACTTCAAATGAATTGATAAATGAAGAAATAATCCAACGCAATATTTACAATTTCTATGCTAAAAACTATAAAGATGGTGTTATACTTGGCTCAGCTTGGCTAGAAAATGCAGACGCTAAAATGATAGAAAACTTATTAAACCTTCAAAGAAGAAATATAATGAAAGCTTTAAAAGATCACTACGACAAAAAGCAAAAAATTGCGCCAAAAATTTTAGAAAATTTAAAACCTATTGCTCAAATTTTTGATCTTACCTTCTTAGCAAGATTTTTTATACTTGAAAACAATCTTGATGAGAATAAGCTTGATATAGCTTATGATTTCTTGTATAAATATCTAAACAACTCTATAGAAAATAAAGATGTAGAGCATTTTAAAAATAATTTATTTTAA
- a CDS encoding coiled-coil domain-containing protein, translating to MSEFNTYSISIKDKNGMGFEGELINKKEVDHALQNLNKELEKTSNDLKKAQEELKDSKEKLFQSRTNLDTTSETLKKTQNELDSEKEKHTACEVRLKDKINELEKTQSTLEKTQNELKDEKNKANNFKDKLSSALNALEKTQNELKSKEEKLNECEAGLKDKTNKLEKTQNELDNIKENTYFSLYEYYQANKENLREFNSNGVKDQCEFLVKTLNLDSLKNLHFIIKTKTLRESSDLQYYVDFFEKLYKALEKYHDNLERFETKEGEKFNDHKHDKIQGNSQGKIKKVLFVGFRISNNTYNSLVEVE from the coding sequence ATGAGTGAATTTAACACCTATAGCATTAGCATTAAAGATAAAAATGGTATGGGTTTTGAGGGTGAGTTGATCAATAAAAAAGAAGTTGATCATGCTTTGCAAAATCTAAATAAAGAGCTAGAAAAAACTTCAAACGATCTTAAGAAAGCTCAAGAAGAATTAAAAGATTCTAAAGAGAAATTGTTTCAATCTCGGACGAATTTAGATACAACTTCAGAAACACTAAAGAAAACTCAAAATGAGTTAGATTCTGAAAAAGAAAAACACACTGCGTGCGAAGTTAGATTAAAAGACAAAATAAATGAGCTAGAAAAAACTCAAAGTACATTAGAAAAAACTCAAAATGAGTTAAAAGATGAAAAAAATAAAGCCAATAACTTTAAAGATAAATTAAGCAGTGCATTAAATGCATTAGAAAAAACTCAAAATGAATTAAAATCCAAAGAAGAAAAACTTAATGAGTGCGAAGCTGGATTAAAAGATAAAACAAACAAGCTAGAAAAAACTCAAAACGAGCTAGATAATATAAAAGAAAATACATATTTTTCTTTATACGAATACTATCAAGCAAATAAAGAAAATTTAAGAGAGTTTAATAGCAATGGTGTTAAAGATCAATGTGAGTTTCTTGTTAAAACATTAAATTTAGATAGTTTAAAAAATCTTCACTTTATAATCAAAACAAAAACACTAAGAGAAAGTAGTGATTTGCAATATTATGTTGATTTTTTTGAGAAACTATATAAAGCCTTGGAAAAATATCATGATAATTTAGAGCGTTTTGAAACAAAAGAAGGTGAAAAATTTAATGATCATAAGCATGATAAAATCCAAGGTAATAGCCAAGGCAAAATCAAAAAGGTTCTTTTTGTAGGTTTTAGAATATCAAATAACACATATAACTCACTTGTTGAAGTGGAATAA
- a CDS encoding GTP pyrophosphokinase family protein, whose protein sequence is MMSLDDTSVTKNNGIDTTSHYNIEQTVDEYKSKWNSYESFRCILVEYIDKLLDNAIKEGKVKLDKNAIEIKSRTKAIDSFKGKISRDDKKSKYKNPLDEVTDLVGVKILLTSLKDENILYELLKIELKDNIDWKNSVDKTQDIKKERKFGYLGRHLVISYDDKMLKLIEDKDKYNSEDFTNFKAEIQIKTLLQHVWAEVEHKARYKAGEELDDDKKRYFDRLAALIEVADDLFKDLVEETEKMNKKSRKRIDKEQDEANEQDNIQKEPKVFISSKNIAFYLANEKVKEKFKKLNKENVLYVLYDEEPSLISANFIELLKTINIYHTKDLNSLFNDENEKILYEYAQKILSMDKSPSRLPKLSIMQILAYAKANQEQKEKIKDKKLIFERTCRIIDKLIKGENNE, encoded by the coding sequence ATGATGTCTTTAGATGATACTTCTGTAACAAAAAATAATGGTATCGATACAACCTCACACTATAACATCGAACAAACAGTAGATGAATATAAGAGCAAGTGGAATTCATATGAATCTTTTAGATGTATTTTGGTTGAATACATTGATAAATTATTAGATAATGCCATAAAAGAAGGCAAGGTTAAACTTGATAAAAATGCCATAGAAATAAAATCAAGAACAAAAGCAATAGATAGTTTCAAAGGTAAAATTTCAAGAGATGATAAAAAATCAAAATATAAAAACCCTTTAGATGAAGTCACTGATTTAGTTGGGGTAAAAATTTTACTCACCTCTTTAAAAGATGAAAACATCTTATATGAGCTTTTAAAAATAGAACTCAAAGACAATATCGACTGGAAAAATAGCGTAGATAAAACACAAGATATCAAAAAAGAAAGAAAATTTGGTTACCTTGGAAGACATTTAGTTATAAGCTATGATGATAAAATGCTAAAGCTAATTGAGGATAAAGATAAGTATAATAGCGAGGATTTTACAAATTTCAAAGCAGAAATTCAAATCAAAACTCTTTTACAGCACGTTTGGGCTGAAGTAGAACACAAAGCTAGATACAAAGCAGGCGAAGAACTTGATGATGATAAAAAAAGATATTTTGATCGTTTGGCTGCTTTGATAGAAGTTGCTGATGATTTATTTAAAGATTTGGTAGAAGAAACCGAAAAAATGAATAAAAAATCAAGAAAACGCATCGACAAAGAACAAGATGAAGCAAATGAACAAGATAATATACAAAAAGAACCAAAAGTATTTATCAGCAGTAAAAACATAGCATTTTATTTAGCAAATGAAAAGGTGAAAGAAAAATTTAAAAAACTAAATAAAGAAAATGTTCTTTATGTTTTATATGATGAAGAGCCTAGTTTAATCAGTGCAAATTTTATAGAACTTTTAAAAACTATAAACATCTACCACACAAAAGATTTAAATTCATTATTTAATGATGAGAATGAAAAAATACTTTATGAATATGCACAAAAAATACTAAGCATGGATAAATCCCCAAGCAGATTACCAAAATTATCCATCATGCAAATTTTAGCTTATGCAAAAGCAAATCAAGAGCAAAAGGAGAAAATAAAAGACAAAAAATTAATATTTGAAAGAACTTGTCGTATTATAGATAAACTAATAAAGGGAGAAAACAATGAGTGA
- a CDS encoding HP0729 family protein codes for MNNLLILYNPYYQDNVIKEHLQILLDKGQVAFAKVKSKINDQNNSFEKDLDEIYTSTSKDSPLQLFLSDYANLFVAKVIKVSKSLDDENLLPSYYKEKNFNIEQYFIIEDLRELVREDFTTVKNHYLSNFTTPNYKNNSYAIYGNSYIYPLIIKQKNEIDYFLDETKCYLNVYKSQEYLKIQDIYKKYIFGNELFHLLHPDSISNIIYAEMEFDENKQDPLYDFTSIIVKYSKTLEYEIYDFCKKVFLQLCQKDESIKNISYSVQQNAYTLSDFFKHKPNIGTMKFLLINKQIQDLLEIKCKNFIIYELCKHMNTLQDIRNTAVHEKASSLEQTKKLRNLILGMDTFSILKGILIQKQRLDDKQVLQHHNTCLSRSADTTNPTKPHAHKP; via the coding sequence ATGAACAATCTTTTAATCCTTTATAATCCTTACTATCAAGATAATGTCATCAAAGAGCATTTACAAATTCTACTTGATAAAGGCCAAGTTGCTTTTGCCAAAGTAAAATCAAAAATCAACGATCAAAACAATTCTTTTGAAAAAGACTTAGATGAAATTTATACTAGCACTAGTAAAGATAGTCCTTTACAACTTTTTTTAAGTGATTATGCGAATTTATTTGTAGCAAAGGTCATAAAGGTAAGTAAAAGTTTAGATGATGAGAATTTATTGCCAAGTTATTATAAAGAAAAGAATTTTAACATCGAGCAATATTTTATCATAGAAGATTTAAGAGAATTAGTTCGTGAAGATTTTACAACTGTTAAAAATCATTATCTATCAAATTTTACCACACCAAATTATAAAAATAATTCTTATGCTATTTATGGAAATTCTTATATATATCCTTTAATCATCAAACAAAAAAATGAGATTGATTATTTTTTAGATGAAACAAAGTGTTATTTAAACGTTTATAAAAGTCAAGAGTATCTAAAAATTCAAGATATTTATAAAAAATACATCTTTGGAAATGAGCTTTTTCACCTTTTACATCCTGATAGCATTAGCAATATAATATACGCTGAAATGGAATTTGATGAAAACAAACAAGATCCTTTGTATGATTTTACCTCTATCATCGTTAAATACTCTAAAACCTTAGAATATGAAATTTATGATTTTTGTAAAAAAGTATTTTTGCAACTTTGCCAAAAAGATGAAAGCATAAAAAATATAAGCTATAGCGTACAACAAAATGCTTATACATTAAGTGATTTTTTTAAACATAAACCAAATATAGGCACGATGAAGTTTTTACTTATCAATAAACAAATTCAAGACTTACTTGAAATAAAATGTAAAAATTTTATCATTTATGAGCTTTGCAAGCACATGAATACCTTACAAGACATAAGAAACACAGCTGTACATGAAAAAGCCTCATCGCTAGAGCAAACTAAGAAGTTAAGAAATCTCATCTTAGGCATGGATACTTTTAGCATTTTAAAAGGAATTTTAATACAAAAGCAAAGATTAGATGATAAGCAAGTATTGCAACATCACAATACTTGCTTATCAAGAAGTGCTGATACTACCAACCCCACAAAACCACATGCGCATAAACCATAG
- the rpmI gene encoding 50S ribosomal protein L35, translated as MPKMKSVKSAVKRFKVGKNKIKRGAAYRSHILTKKPAKRMRDLRTSKYVHSTNVKAVEKMLGI; from the coding sequence ATGCCAAAAATGAAAAGCGTTAAAAGTGCTGTTAAACGCTTCAAAGTAGGTAAAAATAAAATCAAAAGAGGCGCTGCTTATAGAAGCCACATTTTGACTAAAAAACCTGCTAAAAGAATGCGTGATCTTCGCACTTCTAAGTATGTTCACTCAACCAATGTTAAAGCGGTTGAAAAAATGTTAGGAATTTAA
- the rplT gene encoding 50S ribosomal protein L20 yields MARVKTGVVRRRRHKKVLKLARGFYSGRRKHFRKAKEQLERSLVYAYRDRRRKKRDFRRLWIVRINAACRLNDISYSRFINGLKKAGIELDRKILADLAMNDAAAFAKIADAAKKAL; encoded by the coding sequence ATGGCAAGAGTAAAAACAGGTGTTGTAAGACGCCGCAGACATAAAAAAGTTTTAAAACTTGCGCGTGGTTTTTATAGTGGTCGCCGCAAACACTTTAGAAAAGCTAAAGAACAATTAGAAAGAAGTTTGGTTTATGCGTATCGTGATAGACGCCGCAAAAAACGTGATTTCCGTCGTCTTTGGATAGTGCGTATCAATGCAGCTTGCAGACTAAATGATATTAGTTATTCAAGATTTATAAATGGTCTTAAAAAAGCAGGCATTGAGCTTGATAGAAAAATTTTAGCTGATTTAGCGATGAACGACGCAGCTGCTTTTGCTAAAATCGCAGATGCTGCTAAAAAAGCACTTTAA
- a CDS encoding DNA ligase — MLLKKHFNLTARLFISLVFLFTLFLNSLFAKDILLFKVYDEKAFKDVNLSHYLMSEKLDGVRGLWSGKSMQTRAGNAIKLPSFFTKNFPKFELDGELWIKRASFEEISSLIRQENPDEKLWQKVSYNVFDVPNACEEFKLDPCTLEARLEVLKKYLAKNPNDFIKIIPQIRIKDKNHLKQFYQDIISHKGEGVIIRLNNAPYEKKRSNNAFKLKPFDDTECVVKKHFKGKGKFEGKMGSLLCEAVIEGKKVSFKIGSGFKESDRLNPPPVGAIITFKYNGLTKNGKPKFASFLRVHENSVLK, encoded by the coding sequence ATGCTGCTAAAAAAGCACTTTAATCTTACTGCAAGGCTTTTTATAAGCCTTGTTTTTCTCTTTACTCTCTTTTTAAATTCTCTTTTTGCTAAAGATATTTTGCTTTTTAAAGTTTATGATGAAAAAGCATTTAAAGATGTAAATTTAAGCCATTATCTCATGAGCGAAAAACTCGATGGCGTAAGAGGACTTTGGAGTGGTAAGTCTATGCAAACAAGAGCAGGAAATGCTATAAAACTCCCTTCATTTTTCACAAAAAACTTTCCTAAATTTGAGCTAGATGGAGAGCTTTGGATAAAAAGAGCTTCTTTTGAAGAAATTTCATCTTTAATACGCCAAGAAAACCCTGATGAAAAACTTTGGCAAAAAGTAAGTTATAATGTCTTTGATGTGCCAAATGCTTGCGAGGAATTTAAGCTTGATCCTTGTACTTTAGAAGCAAGATTAGAAGTTTTAAAAAAGTATTTAGCTAAAAATCCAAATGATTTTATAAAAATCATCCCACAAATTCGCATTAAAGATAAAAATCATTTAAAGCAGTTTTACCAAGATATCATTTCGCATAAAGGCGAGGGCGTGATCATAAGATTAAACAACGCACCTTATGAAAAGAAAAGATCAAACAATGCTTTTAAACTAAAACCTTTTGATGATACAGAATGTGTTGTAAAAAAGCATTTTAAAGGTAAGGGAAAATTTGAAGGCAAAATGGGATCTTTGCTTTGTGAAGCAGTGATTGAGGGTAAAAAAGTAAGTTTTAAGATAGGCTCGGGCTTTAAAGAAAGCGATCGCTTAAATCCTCCGCCAGTTGGTGCTATCATTACTTTTAAATACAACGGCTTAACCAAAAATGGCAAGCCAAAATTTGCCAGTTTTTTAAGAGTGCATGAAAATAGCGTTTTAAAGTAA
- a CDS encoding metal ABC transporter permease: protein MLELLSSSFIQNAFLAAFLTSIACGIMGTLIMINRLSSMAGGITHGAFGGIGIAFYFGLPVLVSTSLFTLFLALLVAFLVQKYPFRSDNIVGVIWAFGMAVGIILIDLTPGYNGDLMGYLFGSILSVPTQDIILFAVIDVIFIILVLLFYRQFEILSFDKEFASLRGVKTNLFHYLLIAMMAFCIVISIKVVGLILVIALLSIPAFIAESFSKKLGQMMIISALLSISFCVIGLFVSFYYNLASGACIIASACIAFVFYLCFSAFLKRS, encoded by the coding sequence ATGCTTGAACTTTTATCTAGCTCTTTTATACAAAATGCTTTTTTGGCTGCATTTTTAACTAGCATTGCTTGTGGGATTATGGGAACTTTGATCATGATCAACCGCTTAAGTTCTATGGCAGGAGGCATTACGCATGGGGCTTTTGGGGGTATAGGCATAGCATTTTATTTTGGTTTGCCAGTACTTGTTAGTACGAGTTTATTTACGCTTTTTTTAGCCTTACTTGTAGCGTTTTTAGTACAAAAATATCCTTTTAGAAGTGACAATATAGTCGGTGTTATATGGGCTTTTGGAATGGCTGTTGGTATCATACTCATAGACTTAACCCCTGGGTATAATGGTGATTTAATGGGGTATTTGTTTGGTAGTATTTTGTCTGTACCTACGCAAGATATAATTTTATTTGCAGTGATTGATGTGATTTTTATCATTTTAGTATTGCTTTTTTATCGTCAATTTGAAATTCTAAGCTTTGATAAAGAATTTGCAAGCTTAAGAGGGGTTAAAACCAATCTTTTTCATTATCTTTTAATCGCAATGATGGCTTTTTGTATCGTTATAAGTATCAAAGTAGTAGGACTTATACTTGTGATAGCTTTACTTAGCATACCTGCATTTATCGCCGAGAGCTTTTCTAAAAAGCTTGGTCAAATGATGATCATCTCTGCGCTTTTGAGTATAAGTTTTTGTGTGATAGGACTTTTTGTGAGTTTTTATTATAATCTTGCAAGTGGAGCATGCATTATAGCTAGCGCTTGTATAGCTTTTGTGTTTTATCTTTGTTTTAGTGCTTTTTTAAAGAGAAGTTGA
- a CDS encoding metal ABC transporter ATP-binding protein — MIKINIKNLNFSYNQDEVLKNINLNYESKDFLAIVGPNGGGKSTLLKLILGLLNSHKNINFENLSLKDIGYVPQNTLANPNFPVRVLEVVMMGRVDKKFFGFYTKKDQEQALLALEKVGMKNFWDKKINELSGGQRQRVYIARALASECKLLILDEPTASIDTKGSVQIFELLKKLHESGVGVIVICHDLNVSLAYANKIAYLNKELFLHENTPEKKAHLLAHLSQNHTHFCDVELSLEQCCCEGKNHA; from the coding sequence ATGATAAAAATCAATATTAAAAATTTAAATTTTTCATATAACCAAGATGAGGTTTTAAAAAATATCAACCTAAACTATGAAAGCAAAGACTTTTTAGCCATAGTAGGGCCAAATGGCGGGGGTAAATCTACACTTTTAAAACTCATACTAGGCTTACTAAATAGTCATAAAAATATAAACTTTGAAAACTTAAGTTTAAAAGATATAGGTTATGTCCCACAAAATACTTTAGCTAATCCAAACTTTCCAGTACGCGTGCTAGAAGTGGTGATGATGGGAAGGGTGGATAAAAAATTCTTTGGTTTTTATACCAAAAAAGATCAAGAGCAAGCCTTGCTAGCCTTAGAAAAAGTAGGTATGAAAAATTTTTGGGATAAAAAAATCAACGAACTAAGCGGAGGTCAAAGACAAAGAGTTTACATCGCAAGAGCTCTAGCAAGTGAATGTAAACTTTTAATCCTTGATGAGCCTACTGCAAGTATAGATACCAAAGGCTCGGTGCAGATTTTTGAGCTTTTGAAAAAATTACACGAAAGTGGGGTTGGCGTGATAGTAATATGCCATGATTTAAATGTAAGCTTAGCTTATGCAAATAAAATCGCATATTTAAACAAAGAATTATTCTTACATGAAAACACCCCTGAAAAAAAGGCGCATTTACTAGCGCATTTAAGCCAAAATCACACGCATTTTTGTGATGTGGAGCTTAGCTTGGAGCAGTGTTGCTGTGAAGGAAAAAACCATGCTTGA
- a CDS encoding metal ABC transporter solute-binding protein, Zn/Mn family, producing MRVLFLCLISFLSIYAKDLVSVSIAPQAYFVKQIAKDTLDINIVIPPNANEHTFEFKPSGILKLEKSDIYFTANLEFEKIWILKLKDNLKNTKIISTQNGIDFIPLQEHAHEGHHHHGDDPHTWLDPLLAKTHAKNITLALIEQYPQNKAFYEQNLENFLKEMDTLNLQIQALFKNVKNKHFLVYHPSWGYFAKRYHLSQIPVEIEGKEPKPKDLAKLAKLIQKEQIKAIFVPKGANNNTIEAMASNYNLKIIELDHLPSDYKNELLKDAKNIASVLQ from the coding sequence ATGCGTGTATTGTTTTTGTGTTTGATTTCATTTTTAAGTATATATGCCAAAGATTTGGTAAGTGTTAGTATAGCCCCACAAGCTTACTTTGTAAAGCAAATTGCTAAAGATACTTTAGATATTAATATAGTCATACCACCTAATGCAAATGAGCATACTTTCGAATTTAAACCAAGTGGTATTTTAAAACTTGAAAAAAGCGATATTTACTTTACAGCCAATTTAGAATTTGAAAAAATTTGGATTTTAAAACTTAAAGATAATCTCAAAAATACCAAAATCATCTCTACTCAAAATGGTATTGATTTTATACCTTTGCAAGAGCATGCTCACGAAGGACACCATCATCATGGAGATGACCCTCACACATGGCTTGATCCACTTTTAGCAAAAACTCATGCTAAAAATATCACTTTAGCACTTATAGAACAATACCCACAAAATAAAGCATTTTATGAGCAAAATTTAGAAAATTTCTTAAAAGAAATGGATACATTAAATTTACAAATACAAGCTTTATTTAAAAATGTAAAAAACAAGCATTTTCTAGTCTATCATCCATCTTGGGGGTATTTTGCCAAAAGATATCATCTAAGTCAAATTCCTGTAGAAATAGAAGGCAAAGAACCTAAGCCAAAAGACTTAGCCAAGCTTGCAAAACTCATACAAAAAGAGCAAATAAAAGCTATTTTTGTACCTAAAGGAGCTAATAACAATACTATTGAAGCTATGGCGAGTAATTATAATCTTAAAATCATAGAACTTGATCATTTGCCAAGTGATTATAAAAATGAGCTTTTAAAAGATGCAAAAAATATAGCAAGCGTTTTACAATGA